Below is a window of Ananas comosus cultivar F153 linkage group 9, ASM154086v1, whole genome shotgun sequence DNA.
TGGTCTTTCTACCCATTGTGGAACGTGGAACTATTGGAGTATCACAGACTCTCCCGTCTGCCGTCTGGCTGGTAGTATGAGGGATACCTCACACTTTCTGTTGGGCTGGGCAGGGCTGGTGATTTGATTCTGATATCAAATATAACGATCCGAACTACaaatagtaataatttattGGAATTCGGTTACTATTATTACTATAATTCATGATCTTATATTCCCGATTACAAATCCGTTTCATTCATAGTTGGACTATTAAGATGTCACATCATTaacatattattatttagttaaatCAATTGGACATACGGGACTTGATTGCAgcaatatagaaaaataaaccgaaaactaaaacaaattaaaaatcgaAGATCAAAATATCATGcgccttatagtttgaggagTGAAACTTAACCATCATATATAGATAGTTTATGTACTTGAAAGTTGTGGATTAATGGAGGGTCTACGAGATATCGGTTTAGCtgctccccctctctcccttcGTAATAATGGAGGTCTCTTCCACAAACAACATGAAGACAAAGCCATAGCAAACAAAATTGAGATGACCATTTTGAAGccattataataataataataaaaaaaaacatatggtCTCGCATGGAACCCTAGCCCTCTCTTTAAATATACAAGATTATTGTAGTTGAAAACTTTTAAATGGAAATTATTAATTGTCACATTAAGTGAAATTGATACATGCACTTTGATTTAACACtagaaaatttcttttcctttcacagaatctatctatatatatatatattaaggggCTCAGTATTaaggaaataaatattaaaataaaagaggAAGGAAATAAAGTGTATTAAGACCTTTCTTTTGACACCTGCAATCAACGAGGAAAGAAacattcagattttaaaaaagagagaaacattaAATTCTTGTCGCTCTAAATTCACATTCATATATAGAAAAGCGTACGAAGAGAGAAACATTCagatttttgacaaaaatatgTCCACATTTATAGTTGTTTGGATGTGAATAAGTATCGGATGTTGAATTTTCATTACCATACATATCCGCTAGAAAAGCATTCTGATTCGAATATTATTTAGATTAATAATCTATATTAATATGCgtatattgttaaatataaaaatgttgaaacatcgttctctgatagcttaagcttttagagtacaacagttgtttcaaatggtattagagcagaaggtcctaagttcgagtcacgccagactcctaacatattaattttctcccaggtcttgagttcgagtcacgccaccTCCCATTTAAACaccgttatactctaaaaatttaagctattagagaacggtgtttaaacaattttatatttaacatatataaAGTAGAATTAGTGCGAATAGTGCAAAATGCGCGTCACTAAAGTTCTATACTTGTGTTTAAAATTTACAtgtctttttttaaataaaatttaatatttaacaaatataaatataatttaatataaaaatcataataaaataaacaaagaataGGCTTTTTTGCAAACAAAAcactaatttttcatttttacaaaaataaactatttttttaattttgtatatttggaccaaaatttttgaaaaggaCAAAAGTACCTTCCTGCCTTAAACAttctatttctcttttctctcccttCTCGCGGGCTATGTCTTCACCGTCGGCGGTCGTCTTGAACACTCATCCCACCTCCGCCACCTCTACACCAGCTCCTCCGTCGTGTTCGCGTCATGAACACCTCACGAGCTAGAGGAATACGACGAATTTAATATACTTATTGTTGTGACTGCTCAACTCGGTACTTCGCCGGAGACGAAGGAGAAGgtggaagaggaagatgataaTCACTGGTCAAGAATGCTTCCAAAGAATGTTCGCAGTGAGCGTGGCCAATTGCAACGATGTGGTGGCGGTAGTGatcagaggaaaaaaaaaaaatctacgtTGACGTGATGGTGTTTACTAAAATGTTGCTCTATTCGAACATATGttgtattattaattaagaaagtTGTACTATCTTACAATTTAATATACGTATCAAATATTGTAATTTTCTTGCTAAATAATGCAATATATATGTTCAAAtagtaaatatctttttaaatagtacaatattGTGTCGtttgtcaaaattttttatctcaCTACCACCACTATTTCGCCGCTACGGCCACGCTTGCCACCCACTCGCGAACCTGCTTTAGGAGTATATATTTTCGATCATCAATCAtcgccctcctcctctgccatCTCTGTCTTCATCTTCGACGATGTGACGCTCCACTTTTCAGAAAGTCATCCATCCTAAGATTACGCTAGCCCTAGCAGGCTTAACCCTTCTTAACTTCTTGGACATAACCACcgcccaaaatactatagccagattaagagttttaactatattataCTTTAGTGTTAATTGTATAAAAATTCCTACAAACAAACATAGTAAATCGCAAATATATCCGTACAAAGTTTAACTATCATATGCAGTCTCCGCAAAAGTCCCAACTATTAATGAAAaggggtaaaaaggtcaattcacctcattcACTAAAGTCGATTAAaactagcgagacgagtctcatattGTTTGGTATTTATGAGTCTGAGTCTGACGAAAACATCAGAGTTTGGGGGAAAAATGTGAGATCttagatagtcctatatataaagtataaaatgACTAAAACTCAAATCTGGTTATAGTATTTTGGACGGTGGGTAGGCTCTAGAGGTTACAAGAGTTAAGCGGGCTAGGATTAAAGTAGTTTTAGGAAGGATGACCCCCTAAAAAGTAGGGCGTCATAGACGACGCGCCACCCTTGTCTTTAATTACAGTGGCGACCTCGCCAAAGAATGCCGAGAATGGTCACAGCCATGGCTACGAACGAATCAAGTTTCGTCTTCATCCTTTTGCTCATGCACGAGGGAAGGGTGGAGCAGGACGATGACATGGGGCGCGGTGGAGGAGAAGTGAAAGAAAGCGGGAGAAGAAAGAGAGCACGAAAAGAGAGAATAtgagtattttggtcattttaaaaatcaatctataaaaataaaaaatgaccaATTTTTACAAAATCGCAAAAACTAGTGAGTTTTTATGTGAAAAGGTccaaaaaatatgataaaaaacgGTCTTATTTTCCTACAGTATAAATTAACACGCCCTCTCATCTCGtatacataataaaataaacaaaaaatatgataaaaaactGCCTTGCTTTTCTACAAAATGAATTAACATTTCTTCTTATCTTATATATGGGTGTAAACGGCTGAACATGGTCGAAATCTTGTTGAAAAACTATATACGTACGTACCcacagttaattttttttggtatatatataaatatacgtCGAATGCTAAATTTTAATACTTGTATTCGCATCATATCGAATCTAGTGTGCATTCTGATATAAATTTACCCTAATCACTTTCGCCTGTTGGTTGACCCTCCTCCTAAGCCTAActaacaaaaaggaaaaaagaaaaagaactagTAAAATCTCTCTCCCAGGTGCCGAAGAGGGCAACCCCCTACACACCGTATATACTGCCCAATATCTGGCCAACCACCGActgtccctaacgcaagtggtaaagaacttgatggttggtatctgaggtctcaagtttaaatcctagttgattcacattccgactaaatttacttttttttaaaaaaatgaaatagatagcaaactatcttttctcaaaaaaaatatttggccTAACGGGAGGAGACATGGTGACCCCAAAAATGTAGCGAGTCCCGTCAACTATACGATATTTTGAATTTTCCCCTCaactttatcttttttattttgaacttttaatttattttaaatttgattattctgattgattttttttaaaaatattttattatatttttatctcaaaataagatatataattagCTAGTTATAGATGATCTGTGGCATAATAAACCGTCCCCTCCCCTCTCTAGTccgaagagagagagggcgagAGGGGCACGATCCTCTCCCAATATAAtttataaggaaaaaaaaaaaaaagaatgtaaagaggGAGAcatccctctcttctctctctaattcAAACAGGGagaaaccgaccgtccctagagcaagtggcaaaaggcttggtggttgatatccgagatccaaattcgaatcctagttgattcacattttcagctaaatttatttctaaatgaagtaagcggagtgggtagcgtgctacctatctctcaaaaaaaaaaaaatcagacagAGAGAGTGTGGACGGGTTCTGCCACGCAACTGGGACATTCCTCAGCgtgcgtgtgtatatatattattatataacatATTTTAACTTATCTTTAGCTCTCTTAGTTAGCTATCAGGCTCTCtagcattaataatttattagattCAAATCACCCGTCTTAAATCAACggcttaaaatatttaaatctagtcATTATTAGGGTCTATGTTCTTTTGTAGGGCTTTTGTGGTGTTACAAACTCTTCGGTTTAGACTCATTAGGCTAATCACACGCAGTCCAAAATTATCAGACAATAAAATTCAATCACACACAAAATCCAAAATCATGCGCAATGTGAGGCCCACCTTATACTGCCGGCTGATGAACAGCCTCTAATATCAAATGTAATGATTAAGcttactagcaataataactcgttggactcAAACTACtaaccaaaatatttaaactcaattattattattattaaagtcTATGTTCTCTTACGTACCCAATTACAATCCCCTTTTTATGGGACTCTTGAAATATTACACTACTACTATTTCACCCACGCCTACTAAACCTCACGCGTTCAAAAGCTATATAGTGTAGAAACAAGTGAATATTAgtactttcaaaaatattccAGCACAAGAGCATCAACCCCTATATGTGTCTATAAATAAGGTTCCACGAAAACGCAGACTCCATATAAGGAATTCTactaaactaaatttaaattttactcgATTTCTTTATTACATATTTAAATCTCTATCCAAATCAAACTAGGattgaaatataatataaccAAATCCTACCATTTTATGAGGTGCACTATTTAAGATTTCATCATGTGATCAATGCACTAAGTGAGCGTTTGAGTGATCTTTTGAAGTTTCAGTCCTACATGTCTCTaagataaaaaagtataaaacttatctaCATTGTTGACTATTTTGAtcgactatctaatttttttaaattttaattattttttaaaattttaattttggtatcCGGTCCGTCAACTTCTTTGATTCAAGCCAGTTTAGTGGTCATTCTGATAAAGCTAATTTATAGTCAAATAAATGGGTGAAATCTATTTTATCCATttacatatatgatatatgataTAGAAATTAGGGAGAGATGAAGTCTTAGAGGAGAGAGATTTCTCATACGGTATAGCAATCAGGTACAGAATTAAGAAATTTACATAATTTACCAAATACTGAAGAGGTTCTAAGCATAGACCACAATATTCCtgagttagaaaaaaaaaaaattaaaggcaaGATAAATTGTTAATTAAACTTTAGGAATTCTCAACAAAAGGAGTAATTGCAATTCGATATAGCACTTAGAATGGTTGTAGGACAGGTACAGCCGCAGCTGACAACTTAGAAACTTAGTATTTTATTTGACAATTATGCTAATAGTTGCTATCATTTAGTACAACCTGGCGGCCcgccaaaataaaataaaaatccatcATGTAATCCGAACTTGCTTGAGTCGACAAGTGCAGAAACTTTGTAGCATTTTCTCGCATCAGTATATGCAGATTGCATGCCGTCAATAAGGTCACAGGATTTGCCATCTGAGTTAAAAAGCTCGATATTTTTGATATATGCTGCTTTTTGTTCTAATTCATCAGGATAATGCCCGCTGCCCATTGGAGGACCTGTTTCTTTCTGCGAATAGGTGACAAATCCACCCCATCTGATCAAAGTTGCACTATCAGCTAAAGTTGTAAAAAGTGACTTCGGCCAATATCCTATTACTTGGGGCATGGCTAAATCTTCTCTATATAACCACCAGTCGCCGGTGTGAGGATCCTGCTACATACCAAAcataagaaaagattaaaaagtatattttaatGAGTAATTTCAAATAACATATAAATCTTTTAATGCATGCGAAAATCTGAAGGGACTGCTAGTTATTACTACTAGCTAGTCACAGCACAACAATACATTACTAGCTCAAAATACAAATCACCATATTATGCATTTATTGTATAGTTTAAAAACCTTTATTAGAGGTGAATAAACAACCAAAATGTCAGagtattttatttctttcaacAGAAACACATTTGAAACTGCTTTAAATGTACGAAATAAAAAAACCAAATGTGGATAACTTGAGAACTGCTAATCTGTCTAATACCTTCATGAATAAAATATCAATTGAAAAGAATAACAAACAGTGGCTAACAATGTATT
It encodes the following:
- the LOC109715510 gene encoding uncharacterized protein LOC109715510 isoform X6; this encodes MTNSSKSSKAIINYEIQTKEIIQAGQYTIILLLRHRMTFITYFPDYIKTASFISSYFGLQMAINQLVVIIFNDPHTGDWWLYREDLAMPQVIGYWPKSLFTTLADSATLIRWGGFVTYSQKETGPPMGSGHYPDELEQKAAYIKNIELFNSDGKSCDLIDGMQSAYTDARKCYKVSALVDSSKFGLHDGFLFYFGGPPGCTK
- the LOC109715510 gene encoding uncharacterized protein LOC109715510 isoform X5 produces the protein MLWVLNFDSGANVIEAGFHVFPGLYQDSKLHFFVFWTADGYQSTGCYNLQCKGFKMINWNILTPGDIIDNVSTYNGQQYYITLSIKKDPHTGDWWLYREDLAMPQVIGYWPKSLFTTLADSATLIRWGGFVTYSQKETGPPMGSGHYPDELEQKAAYIKNIELFNSDGKSCDLIDGMQSAYTDARKCYKVSALVDSSKFGLHDGFLFYFGGPPGCTK
- the LOC109715510 gene encoding uncharacterized protein LOC109715510 isoform X8 yields the protein MTNSSKRYFPDYIKTASFISSYFGLQMAINQLVVIIFNDPHTGDWWLYREDLAMPQVIGYWPKSLFTTLADSATLIRWGGFVTYSQKETGPPMGSGHYPDELEQKAAYIKNIELFNSDGKSCDLIDGMQSAYTDARKCYKVSALVDSSKFGLHDGFLFYFGGPPGCTK
- the LOC109715510 gene encoding uncharacterized protein LOC109715510 isoform X7, producing MAQIGSKAIINYEIQTKEIIQAGQYTIILLLRHRMTFITYFPDYIKTASFISSYFGLQMAINQLVVIIFNDPHTGDWWLYREDLAMPQVIGYWPKSLFTTLADSATLIRWGGFVTYSQKETGPPMGSGHYPDELEQKAAYIKNIELFNSDGKSCDLIDGMQSAYTDARKCYKVSALVDSSKFGLHDGFLFYFGGPPGCTK